A window of the Desulfobacula toluolica Tol2 genome harbors these coding sequences:
- the glgP gene encoding alpha-glucan family phosphorylase — protein sequence MEKTSAVPPLFPHLPKRLEGLEDLAENLWWSWNPGARMLFKTLDRKAWKESGHNPDKMLREFPSEGLEKACANPDYLRMYDEVMAEFYDYMQAKECHLLDSALLDKKYAVAYFSAEYGLHRSLPLYAGGLGFLAGDFIKECSDLCVPLVAVGFMYPEGYFRQQIRDDGWQENLVEPINREAAPISKVMNKDGQQLVVKVPLTDPPIHVAVWKVAVGRVPLYLMDTDIEINDPWNRSISARLYTGDLEQRLRQEIVLGIGGAEVLKALGIDHYLLHLNEGHAAFALLERIRTKVASGKDFKTAAKENITTTIFTTHTPVPAGHDIFPFQMIEKYFHSYWPDLGLDRDTFFQLGVHPEKPEAGFNMTAFALRLSGSRNAVSKRHAEVSQKMWHSLWPDVAEDKVPIEYVTNGVHTPTWIEPKMKLLLDKHIGTDWLDRHDDPTIWQGIDKIPDIELLQTHHWLKVKLIDAIRERTRQRWGNGDASASIMLTGGAFLDPWALTIGFARRFATYKRALLIFQDLDRLKKLLKDRWRPIQIIFAGKAHPADDPGKRLLQNLINLARDPQLGGRIAFVEDYGEQLAQYLVHGVDIWLNNPLPPFEACGTSGMKAALNGVPHLSILDGWWGEGFNGKNGWGIEHDDNLSNPDGSDADKIYNILEQDIIPRYYNLSENGIPNEWIRLMKETIKSSAAGFSARRMVKQYIEKFYSKSMKGA from the coding sequence ATGGAAAAAACAAGTGCTGTGCCACCGTTGTTCCCTCATTTGCCAAAACGTCTGGAAGGCTTGGAGGATCTGGCGGAAAATCTCTGGTGGAGTTGGAATCCGGGCGCACGAATGCTTTTTAAAACACTTGACCGCAAGGCCTGGAAAGAAAGCGGGCACAACCCTGACAAGATGCTCAGGGAATTTCCCAGCGAGGGTCTGGAAAAAGCCTGCGCAAACCCCGATTATCTTCGTATGTATGATGAGGTGATGGCTGAATTTTATGATTATATGCAGGCCAAAGAGTGTCATCTGCTGGATTCTGCTTTGCTGGATAAAAAGTATGCTGTGGCTTATTTTTCCGCAGAATACGGCCTTCACCGTTCGCTGCCCCTGTATGCCGGGGGACTGGGTTTTCTGGCGGGAGATTTCATAAAAGAATGCAGCGACTTGTGCGTCCCGCTTGTGGCAGTTGGGTTTATGTACCCGGAGGGTTATTTTCGGCAGCAGATCCGGGATGACGGGTGGCAGGAAAATCTTGTCGAGCCAATCAACAGGGAAGCCGCTCCTATTTCCAAAGTAATGAACAAAGATGGACAACAGCTTGTTGTCAAGGTGCCTCTGACCGATCCCCCTATTCATGTTGCAGTGTGGAAGGTTGCCGTTGGAAGGGTTCCCCTGTATCTCATGGACACGGATATCGAGATCAACGATCCATGGAACAGGAGCATTTCCGCCCGGCTCTATACCGGAGACCTTGAACAGCGACTTCGCCAGGAAATAGTTCTGGGGATAGGTGGTGCGGAAGTACTCAAGGCTTTAGGCATTGATCATTATCTTTTGCACCTGAACGAGGGCCATGCCGCCTTTGCTCTTTTAGAACGGATCAGGACAAAGGTAGCCTCTGGCAAGGATTTTAAAACTGCTGCCAAGGAAAATATTACGACCACTATTTTCACAACACATACCCCTGTTCCGGCCGGACATGATATTTTTCCCTTTCAAATGATTGAAAAGTATTTTCATTCCTATTGGCCGGATCTGGGGCTGGATCGTGACACATTTTTCCAGTTGGGCGTTCATCCGGAAAAACCAGAGGCAGGATTTAATATGACTGCATTTGCGTTGAGGTTGTCCGGTTCTCGAAATGCAGTGAGCAAACGTCATGCCGAGGTTTCCCAAAAGATGTGGCACAGCCTGTGGCCTGACGTTGCGGAAGATAAGGTTCCCATAGAATATGTCACCAACGGTGTCCACACACCCACATGGATCGAACCGAAAATGAAACTTCTGCTGGATAAGCATATCGGGACTGATTGGCTTGACAGGCATGATGATCCGACCATCTGGCAGGGTATTGACAAAATTCCGGATATTGAATTGTTGCAAACTCACCATTGGCTCAAGGTAAAACTGATTGATGCCATCCGGGAGCGCACACGTCAGCGCTGGGGCAACGGGGATGCCAGTGCCTCCATTATGCTGACCGGCGGTGCTTTTCTGGACCCGTGGGCTCTTACCATCGGCTTTGCCCGCAGATTTGCAACATATAAAAGGGCGTTATTGATATTTCAGGATCTGGATCGTCTTAAAAAACTTTTAAAAGACCGCTGGCGTCCCATACAGATTATCTTTGCCGGCAAAGCCCATCCTGCGGATGATCCTGGTAAAAGGCTTTTGCAGAACCTGATAAATCTGGCCCGTGATCCTCAGCTTGGAGGCAGAATTGCCTTTGTGGAGGATTATGGGGAGCAATTGGCCCAGTACCTGGTGCATGGCGTTGATATATGGCTTAACAATCCATTGCCGCCCTTTGAGGCTTGCGGGACAAGCGGCATGAAGGCCGCTTTAAATGGTGTGCCGCATTTAAGCATACTGGATGGTTGGTGGGGCGAAGGGTTTAACGGTAAAAACGGTTGGGGCATAGAACATGACGATAATTTGAGCAATCCTGACGGTAGCGATGCTGATAAAATTTACAACATCCTTGAACAAGACATTATACCACGTTATTACAACCTGTCTGAAAACGGCATTCCTAACGAATGGATACGTTTGATGAAGGAAACCATTAAAAGCAGTGCGGCCGGGTTTTCGGCTCGCCGAATGGTCAAACAATACATTGAAAAGTTCTATTCTAAAAGCATGAAAGGGGCTTAG
- a CDS encoding NADP-dependent glyceraldehyde-3-phosphate dehydrogenase gives MMLNEKIQKIFPRFADIPEILLKDIPCIQTGYLLNGEIHSWDGPRQEVFSPVWLADDTGQAPFFIGEYPLLTETEAFQALDAAVDAYDHGRGMWPTLSVAERIDHMERFIFRMIEVKDRVVRFLMWEVGKSLQDSEKEFDRTIKYINDTLEALKDLDRISSSFTIEEDIIGQIRRAPMGVVLCMGPFNYPLNETFTTLIPALVMGNTVILKPPKHGALLYAPLLAAFCDVFPKGVINIIYGEGKKMIPPLMATGKINVLGLIGTSKTANALKKQHPNPNRLRCVLGLEAKNPAIVLKGADLDLAVRECVLGCLSFNGQRCTALKILFVEASIADAFLERFAKAINALPFGMPWQEGVFVTPVAEKGKTDYLQELVSDAIIKGAKVVNADGATTLGSFFFPAVLYPVHHQMRVYHEEQFGPVIPVLSFDSISEPVEYMINSSYGQQVSIFGSDPDQIARLIDPLVNQVCRVNINSQCQRGPDTFPFTGRKDSAEGTLSVSDALRVFSIRTLVAAKKTGLNKQIITDIVRDHKSKFLATDFIL, from the coding sequence ATGATGTTAAATGAAAAAATTCAAAAAATATTTCCCCGGTTCGCAGATATACCGGAAATCCTTTTAAAGGATATTCCCTGTATTCAGACCGGCTATCTCTTGAATGGTGAGATTCACTCATGGGACGGTCCTCGCCAGGAGGTGTTCTCTCCGGTATGGTTGGCGGACGATACGGGTCAGGCCCCTTTTTTTATTGGTGAATATCCGCTTTTGACGGAAACAGAAGCATTCCAGGCCCTTGACGCAGCCGTGGATGCCTATGACCATGGCCGGGGCATGTGGCCCACACTGTCCGTGGCAGAACGGATTGATCATATGGAGAGATTCATTTTTAGAATGATTGAGGTAAAGGACCGGGTAGTGAGATTCCTTATGTGGGAGGTCGGGAAATCTCTTCAGGACTCTGAAAAGGAATTCGACCGGACAATTAAATATATTAATGATACACTTGAAGCACTCAAAGACCTGGACCGGATTTCTTCGAGCTTCACCATTGAAGAGGACATAATAGGTCAGATCCGGCGAGCTCCCATGGGTGTTGTTCTCTGCATGGGACCGTTCAATTATCCGCTCAATGAGACGTTCACTACATTGATTCCCGCTCTTGTTATGGGAAACACCGTGATTCTGAAGCCTCCCAAGCATGGCGCACTTCTTTACGCACCTCTGTTGGCGGCTTTTTGCGATGTTTTTCCTAAAGGCGTTATTAATATCATCTATGGTGAAGGGAAAAAAATGATTCCCCCGCTCATGGCCACAGGTAAAATTAATGTGCTGGGCCTGATTGGTACGAGCAAGACGGCAAACGCATTGAAAAAACAGCACCCAAACCCCAATCGTCTTCGCTGTGTGCTTGGACTTGAGGCCAAAAATCCGGCCATTGTGCTTAAAGGTGCTGACCTTGACCTGGCCGTAAGGGAATGTGTTCTCGGCTGTCTTTCGTTTAACGGGCAGAGGTGTACGGCGCTTAAAATTCTGTTCGTGGAAGCATCCATTGCGGATGCGTTTCTTGAACGTTTTGCCAAAGCCATTAACGCTCTGCCTTTTGGCATGCCCTGGCAGGAAGGGGTTTTTGTGACACCGGTCGCGGAAAAGGGCAAGACGGATTATTTGCAGGAACTGGTATCGGATGCAATAATAAAAGGGGCGAAAGTTGTCAATGCCGACGGGGCAACAACTTTGGGCAGTTTCTTTTTCCCGGCTGTCTTGTATCCGGTTCATCATCAAATGCGAGTGTACCATGAGGAACAATTCGGACCCGTGATCCCGGTTCTGTCTTTTGACAGTATCAGTGAGCCGGTTGAGTATATGATTAATTCAAGTTATGGTCAGCAGGTAAGCATTTTCGGAAGTGATCCGGATCAGATTGCCCGATTGATTGACCCTCTGGTAAATCAGGTCTGCCGGGTGAATATCAACAGTCAGTGCCAGCGGGGACCGGATACGTTTCCTTTTACTGGTCGAAAAGACTCGGCTGAAGGAACCCTTTCCGTATCAGATGCCTTGAGGGTTTTTTCCATCCGGACACTGGTTGCCGCCAAGAAAACCGGTTTGAACAAACAGATCATCACCGACATTGTCAGGGATCATAAAAGTAAATTTCTGGCAACTGATTTTATTTTATAA
- a CDS encoding class I fructose-bisphosphate aldolase: protein MLEKIITLLGEDAGFLMDHNCTCIKKDSLHLPGPDFVDRVMTSTDRNSNVLRNLQSVFNHGRLGGTGYLSILPVDQGIEHSAGASFAPNPIYFDPQNIVQLAVEGQCNAVASTLGVLGAVSRKYAHKIPFIVKINHNELLSYPNAHDQKMFASVEQAFNMGACAVGATIYYGSQKSGRQILDVSQAFERAHELGMFTILWCYLRNDAFKKDGTDYHLSADLSGQANHLGVTIAADIIKQKLPECNGGFTALDFGKTDERVYTELTTDHPIDLTRYQVANCYMGRIGLINSGGASGVDDVKEAVKTAVINKRAGGMGLISGRKAFQKPMGEGVELLNAIQDVYLEQKITIA, encoded by the coding sequence ATGCTGGAAAAAATTATAACTCTGCTTGGTGAAGATGCCGGTTTTTTGATGGATCACAATTGTACCTGCATAAAAAAAGACAGTCTGCATCTGCCGGGGCCTGATTTTGTGGACAGGGTCATGACCTCAACAGACAGGAATAGTAATGTTCTAAGGAACCTTCAATCCGTATTCAATCATGGTCGGCTGGGTGGCACTGGATATCTGTCCATTCTGCCGGTTGATCAGGGAATCGAACACTCGGCAGGCGCATCTTTTGCACCGAATCCGATATATTTTGATCCTCAAAATATTGTTCAGCTGGCTGTTGAAGGGCAGTGCAATGCCGTTGCCTCCACGCTGGGGGTGCTGGGTGCTGTGTCCAGGAAATATGCCCATAAGATTCCTTTTATCGTAAAAATCAACCATAACGAATTGCTTTCATATCCAAACGCGCATGACCAGAAGATGTTTGCTTCGGTTGAACAGGCTTTCAATATGGGTGCCTGCGCTGTGGGAGCAACGATTTATTATGGATCACAGAAATCCGGGAGGCAGATACTTGATGTGTCACAGGCATTTGAGAGAGCCCATGAATTGGGAATGTTTACGATTCTCTGGTGCTACCTGAGAAACGATGCATTTAAAAAGGATGGTACGGATTATCACCTGTCAGCCGATCTCAGTGGCCAGGCAAATCATCTTGGCGTAACCATAGCTGCGGATATCATCAAACAGAAATTGCCGGAATGCAACGGTGGTTTTACGGCATTGGATTTTGGCAAGACAGATGAGCGGGTTTATACGGAATTGACGACCGATCACCCTATTGATTTGACCCGGTATCAGGTTGCCAACTGCTACATGGGAAGGATCGGTTTGATCAATTCAGGCGGAGCCAGCGGCGTTGATGATGTAAAAGAGGCTGTCAAGACTGCTGTGATAAACAAACGTGCAGGCGGAATGGGTCTTATTTCAGGCAGGAAAGCTTTTCAAAAGCCTATGGGAGAAGGTGTGGAACTTCTTAATGCAATTCAGGATGTGTACCTTGAACAGAAAATCACTATCGCTTAA
- a CDS encoding alpha amylase C-terminal domain-containing protein — MKKCLNGHLSSDTENFNDPGLVPYAATISSRRLRIKALEEKLKKENNGSLSYFANYHEMFGLHFENENDSWVFREWAPNATEIYIVCEKTSWQTSKDFALERKENHLFERRFSKQTFSHKDLFKLKVVWPGGEGERIPTAATRVVQDARTLIFTAQVWHPETHYQWKINRFLPPDEPLLIYETHVGMALEDGRIGTYAEFEHHILPKIIDAGYNAIQVMAIQEHPYYASFGYHVSSFFAASSRFGTPEELKSLIDAAHKSGVRVLMDIIHSHAVNNEVEGIAKFDGTCYQFFHNGPKGYHRQWDSMCFDYGKPEVLKFLLSNLKLWIEEYKIDGFRFDGITSMIFEDHGLGRAFTSYADYYGDDVDVDALSYLTLANSLVHDIQPEFITIAEDVSGYPGLAAPLSKGGTGFDYRYAMGIADFWIKLLKEVKDEHWHLATLWHELTTKRKEEKTISYAESHDQALVGDKTLMMRLMGGHIYTSMQKNNDSIETFRGVALHKMIRLITIATAGSGYLNFMGNEFGHPEWVDFPCERNNFSHHYARRQWSLKYDPDLYFYSLSEFDQQMIKLVKTNDLFSCSDVRLLCVHEDDKVIAFERNNMVFVFNFHPSLSFSDYMFDAPPGEYKLVFNSDDIRFGGKGRLKKDQHHFTLFDSDRFGKRNLLSLYLPTRTAIVLKLKKRQ, encoded by the coding sequence ATGAAAAAATGCTTAAACGGCCATTTATCGTCTGATACGGAAAATTTCAATGATCCGGGTCTTGTTCCCTATGCAGCAACCATATCGTCCCGGCGACTACGCATCAAAGCGCTGGAAGAGAAGTTAAAAAAAGAAAACAACGGATCTTTAAGTTATTTTGCAAATTATCATGAGATGTTCGGGTTGCATTTTGAAAATGAAAATGATTCTTGGGTATTCAGGGAATGGGCACCCAATGCAACTGAAATATATATAGTTTGTGAAAAAACATCCTGGCAAACAAGTAAAGACTTTGCGCTTGAAAGAAAAGAAAATCATCTTTTTGAAAGACGATTTTCCAAACAAACTTTTTCCCACAAAGATCTTTTTAAGCTCAAAGTGGTCTGGCCGGGAGGGGAGGGGGAAAGAATCCCCACGGCTGCCACCCGGGTGGTTCAGGATGCCCGCACCTTGATTTTTACCGCCCAGGTCTGGCACCCGGAAACCCACTATCAATGGAAAATCAACCGGTTTCTACCGCCTGATGAACCTTTGCTGATCTATGAAACTCATGTGGGGATGGCATTGGAAGACGGCAGGATCGGCACATATGCCGAGTTTGAACATCATATTTTGCCTAAAATCATTGATGCCGGGTATAATGCGATTCAAGTAATGGCTATCCAGGAGCATCCTTATTATGCCTCGTTCGGATATCATGTTTCCAGCTTTTTTGCGGCCTCATCCCGATTCGGCACTCCTGAAGAACTCAAGAGCCTGATTGATGCCGCCCACAAAAGCGGCGTAAGGGTATTGATGGACATCATTCATTCCCATGCCGTTAATAATGAAGTGGAAGGTATTGCAAAATTTGACGGGACCTGTTACCAGTTTTTTCACAATGGCCCAAAAGGGTATCACCGGCAATGGGATTCCATGTGTTTTGATTATGGTAAGCCTGAGGTGTTAAAGTTTCTTTTATCCAACTTAAAATTATGGATCGAAGAATATAAAATTGACGGGTTCCGTTTTGACGGGATTACCAGCATGATTTTTGAAGATCATGGCTTGGGACGGGCATTTACAAGTTATGCGGATTACTATGGGGATGATGTGGATGTGGATGCCCTTTCTTATTTGACGCTTGCCAACAGTCTTGTTCATGATATCCAACCGGAGTTTATTACCATTGCCGAAGATGTCAGCGGGTATCCAGGGCTTGCCGCGCCCCTGTCAAAAGGTGGAACAGGGTTTGATTACCGTTATGCCATGGGTATTGCGGATTTCTGGATTAAATTGTTAAAAGAGGTCAAAGATGAACACTGGCATCTTGCTACTCTCTGGCATGAGTTGACAACCAAGAGAAAAGAAGAAAAGACAATCAGTTATGCCGAATCTCATGACCAGGCACTGGTTGGGGATAAAACCCTTATGATGCGCCTGATGGGCGGCCATATCTATACGTCCATGCAAAAGAATAATGACAGTATTGAAACCTTCAGGGGAGTGGCCTTGCACAAGATGATCCGTCTGATTACCATTGCCACTGCAGGTTCAGGCTACCTGAATTTCATGGGCAATGAATTCGGACATCCTGAGTGGGTGGATTTTCCGTGTGAGAGAAATAATTTTTCCCATCATTATGCCCGGCGGCAATGGTCTTTGAAATATGATCCTGATCTGTATTTTTACTCATTGTCTGAATTTGACCAGCAGATGATTAAACTTGTGAAAACAAATGATCTGTTTTCTTGTTCAGACGTTAGGCTTTTATGCGTTCATGAGGATGACAAGGTGATTGCCTTTGAAAGAAATAATATGGTCTTTGTGTTTAATTTTCATCCGTCCCTCTCTTTTTCAGATTATATGTTTGATGCGCCACCGGGCGAGTATAAACTGGTTTTCAATTCAGATGATATACGGTTCGGTGGAAAAGGCAGGTTGAAAAAAGACCAGCATCATTTTACACTTTTTGATTCCGACAGATTTGGCAAAAGAAATCTGTTGAGCCTGTATCTTCCCACAAGAACAGCCATTGTACTGAAATTGAAAAAAAGACAATAA
- a CDS encoding glycogen synthase, with protein MAQKPRILIVTPEVTYLPEDMGANSHYSAKAGGLADVSAALISALFDFHCDVHVALPDYRSIFNGYTISNQGSKLEKIRKRLDEERIHLAADRAFYYLDNVYSGYSDKDLKVSLAFQREVINNIIPRVKPDIIHCNDWMTGLIPAMARQIGIPCLFTIHNIHTLTSTMAEIEDRGIDAASFWNWLFLKNPPHNYEESREWNRVDFLTSGVFAAHYVNTVSPTFLAEIVENRHSFVEDCLKKELTNKYHAGCATGILNAPEPEFNPAVDEMIRYNYGPKNHRKLKIKNKQYLQNIVDLEPDENAVLFFWPSRLDPVQKGCRLLADTIYDIVSQYWEANLQIVFVASGEFQKHFYDIVRFHGLNHRIAVCGFNEGLSHQAFAASDFLFMPSSFEPCGLPQMVGGIYGTLPIVHDTGGLHDTIRQLDHENNTGNGFLFNVHDAAGLKWAVDKAMEFHFLDPDIKEVQINRIMIESVLEFNHSRCAEEYIKLYEKMLKRPFIV; from the coding sequence ATGGCACAAAAACCACGAATTTTGATTGTGACACCGGAAGTGACATATCTTCCCGAGGATATGGGTGCGAATTCACACTATTCTGCCAAGGCAGGCGGCCTTGCTGATGTGTCTGCTGCATTGATCAGTGCATTGTTTGATTTCCACTGTGATGTTCATGTGGCTTTGCCGGATTATCGTTCTATTTTTAATGGATATACCATAAGCAACCAGGGCAGCAAGCTTGAAAAAATCAGGAAACGCCTGGATGAGGAACGAATTCATCTGGCTGCAGACCGGGCATTTTATTATCTGGATAATGTCTATTCCGGTTATTCTGATAAAGACCTTAAGGTTTCCCTGGCATTTCAAAGGGAAGTTATCAACAATATCATTCCAAGGGTTAAACCGGATATCATTCATTGCAATGACTGGATGACAGGCTTGATTCCCGCCATGGCCAGACAGATAGGAATTCCCTGTCTGTTTACGATTCATAATATTCATACCCTGACATCCACTATGGCGGAAATTGAGGACAGAGGAATAGATGCGGCATCTTTCTGGAATTGGCTGTTTTTGAAAAATCCACCCCATAATTATGAAGAAAGCCGGGAATGGAACCGGGTGGATTTTTTAACGTCGGGCGTTTTCGCAGCTCATTATGTGAATACGGTAAGTCCGACATTTTTAGCTGAAATTGTTGAAAATCGCCATTCTTTTGTGGAAGATTGTTTGAAAAAAGAATTGACCAACAAATATCATGCAGGGTGTGCCACGGGAATTTTGAATGCTCCTGAGCCGGAATTTAATCCTGCTGTGGATGAGATGATCAGGTATAACTATGGGCCCAAAAATCATAGGAAACTGAAAATCAAAAACAAACAATATCTTCAGAATATAGTTGATCTTGAGCCGGATGAAAATGCAGTACTGTTTTTCTGGCCGTCAAGGCTTGATCCTGTTCAGAAAGGGTGCCGGCTTCTGGCCGATACTATCTATGATATTGTGTCTCAATACTGGGAGGCGAATCTTCAGATTGTTTTTGTGGCAAGTGGAGAATTTCAGAAACATTTTTATGATATTGTCCGGTTTCACGGCCTTAACCACAGGATTGCCGTTTGCGGATTTAATGAGGGGCTTTCTCACCAGGCATTTGCGGCCAGTGATTTTTTGTTTATGCCGTCTTCATTTGAACCCTGCGGCCTTCCCCAGATGGTTGGCGGAATTTACGGGACATTGCCTATTGTTCACGATACAGGTGGATTGCATGATACGATCCGCCAACTGGATCATGAAAACAATACCGGGAACGGTTTTTTATTCAATGTTCATGATGCAGCCGGTTTAAAATGGGCAGTTGACAAGGCCATGGAATTTCATTTTCTCGACCCGGATATAAAGGAAGTTCAAATTAACCGGATTATGATTGAGAGCGTCCTTGAATTTAATCACAGCAGATGTGCGGAAGAGTATATAAAATTATATGAAAAAATGCTTAAACGGCCATTTATCGTCTGA
- the glgP gene encoding alpha-glucan family phosphorylase: MEKMQIYKVYPAIPEPLSFLDYLARNLWWCWNHEAIELFRRINPVQWEKIGKNPVAFLSCITQRRFDDLSKDESFLGHLGRVKTKFEKMFSRVSQIKEFDLTPKDTIAYFSMEFGLHESLPFFAGGLGILAGDHLKASSTLGIPLIGIGLLFREGYFRQFIDHNGWQQETYPINDVFDLPVQKLKDHSGFEIKIDIPGPDGIINACVWQLKVGKIRLFLLDTNLPENSKNIRDITSRLYASHSEIRIAQEILLGIGGIKVLRAMDIFPNVCHMNEGHCSFAGLERISIVMDKYNVDFQVAFQICKRSCVFTTHTPVAAGHDVFVKEMVFPYIQPYARKFSVSDDELLSWGQPHTRKNTDKFSMFIFGAHFAGYINGVSRLHGRVARGMWQSLWPRRHVEEIPISHITNGVHISSYLSQHKNSLFERYLSSDWSSRQSNPNLISRIDMIEDADLWHVHELDRSSLIRRCRQSLLTQYERQNAPRHELDEVAGVLDHRVLTICFARRFATYKRASLLLKDAQRLTRLITDEDKPVQFVFAGKAHPNDDQGKAIIKRIVEFARSHNVRHRVVFLENYDINIARYMVQGCDVWLNTPRRPNEACGTSGMKASANGGLNISILDGWWCEGFRDDRGWAIGNGDIYDDHEYQDEVESQALFNILENDVIPKFYDRKRGNPPLKWIKMMKEAMKMAIKDFSSDRMVRDYCSRFYIPASINFKQLTQDSAEKAKELALAQFRLVSLWGDIRLSSPELTKEVDFTVGDTFRITLEVFLGELTPEEVVVQVYHGKVRALDEFEGARAETMWLQETIAEGRHIYACTITCSDSGRFGYTSRVIPKGDEVLSNTPGLITWVNGDD, from the coding sequence ATGGAAAAGATGCAGATTTACAAAGTATATCCCGCAATTCCGGAACCATTGTCATTTCTGGATTATCTGGCCAGGAACCTGTGGTGGTGCTGGAACCATGAAGCCATAGAGCTGTTCAGGAGAATAAACCCCGTTCAATGGGAAAAAATAGGGAAAAACCCTGTGGCGTTTCTTTCCTGTATAACCCAGCGCAGATTCGATGATTTATCAAAAGATGAGAGTTTCTTAGGGCATCTTGGACGGGTAAAGACTAAATTTGAAAAAATGTTTTCCCGTGTATCGCAAATCAAAGAATTTGATTTGACTCCAAAAGACACTATTGCTTATTTCTCCATGGAATTTGGCCTTCATGAATCTCTCCCTTTTTTTGCCGGCGGATTAGGGATTCTGGCAGGCGATCATTTAAAAGCCTCGTCCACCCTGGGAATTCCGCTGATCGGTATCGGCCTTTTGTTCCGGGAAGGTTATTTCAGGCAGTTTATAGACCATAACGGTTGGCAGCAGGAGACTTATCCCATCAATGACGTGTTTGATCTGCCGGTCCAAAAATTAAAGGATCATTCAGGATTTGAAATAAAAATAGATATTCCAGGACCTGACGGAATTATCAACGCCTGTGTCTGGCAATTAAAAGTCGGTAAAATCAGATTGTTTTTGCTGGATACAAATTTGCCGGAAAATTCAAAAAATATCAGGGACATCACATCCCGGCTTTATGCCAGCCATAGTGAAATAAGAATTGCACAGGAGATATTATTGGGTATTGGCGGTATTAAAGTGTTGCGGGCCATGGATATTTTCCCCAACGTCTGTCACATGAATGAAGGGCATTGTTCTTTTGCCGGGCTGGAACGAATTTCCATTGTGATGGACAAGTATAACGTGGATTTTCAGGTTGCATTTCAAATCTGCAAGCGAAGCTGTGTGTTTACGACCCATACCCCTGTGGCTGCCGGGCATGATGTGTTTGTCAAAGAGATGGTTTTTCCCTATATCCAGCCCTATGCACGAAAGTTTTCCGTTTCAGATGATGAATTGCTGTCTTGGGGACAACCCCATACAAGAAAAAATACGGATAAATTTTCCATGTTTATTTTCGGGGCTCATTTTGCAGGCTATATTAATGGTGTCAGCCGTCTTCACGGCCGGGTTGCCAGGGGTATGTGGCAGAGTTTATGGCCAAGAAGGCATGTGGAAGAAATTCCCATTTCCCATATCACCAACGGGGTGCATATCAGTTCTTATCTTTCCCAGCATAAAAATTCCTTGTTTGAACGGTATTTATCCTCGGATTGGTCAAGCAGACAGTCCAATCCAAACCTGATTTCCAGAATAGATATGATTGAAGATGCTGATTTATGGCATGTTCATGAACTGGACAGGTCCAGTTTGATCAGAAGATGCCGCCAGTCTTTGTTGACACAGTATGAAAGGCAAAATGCTCCCAGGCATGAACTGGATGAAGTGGCCGGAGTACTGGACCACCGGGTGCTGACCATTTGTTTTGCCCGGCGGTTTGCAACGTATAAACGGGCCAGCCTGTTATTAAAAGATGCCCAGCGGCTGACAAGGCTCATTACGGACGAGGATAAACCCGTTCAGTTTGTGTTTGCCGGTAAAGCACATCCCAATGATGACCAGGGCAAAGCTATTATCAAACGGATTGTTGAATTTGCCAGATCCCATAATGTCAGACACAGGGTTGTGTTTCTTGAAAATTATGACATTAATATTGCACGATATATGGTCCAGGGATGTGATGTGTGGCTCAATACGCCCAGAAGACCCAATGAGGCTTGCGGGACATCAGGCATGAAGGCTTCGGCCAATGGCGGATTAAATATTTCCATCCTTGACGGATGGTGGTGTGAAGGGTTCAGGGATGACCGGGGATGGGCTATTGGAAACGGTGATATCTATGATGACCATGAATACCAGGATGAGGTTGAAAGCCAGGCTTTGTTCAATATCCTTGAAAATGATGTAATTCCTAAGTTTTATGACAGGAAAAGAGGTAATCCGCCTTTAAAATGGATCAAGATGATGAAAGAAGCCATGAAAATGGCCATTAAAGATTTTTCAAGTGACCGGATGGTCAGAGATTATTGCTCAAGATTTTATATTCCGGCATCAATTAATTTTAAACAATTAACGCAGGATTCGGCCGAGAAAGCCAAAGAACTTGCACTGGCTCAGTTCCGGCTGGTGTCCTTATGGGGTGATATCAGATTGTCCAGCCCCGAACTGACCAAAGAGGTGGATTTTACGGTGGGTGACACCTTCAGGATTACTCTGGAGGTTTTTCTTGGCGAACTGACTCCTGAAGAAGTTGTAGTTCAGGTGTATCACGGCAAGGTAAGGGCCTTGGATGAGTTTGAGGGAGCTCGTGCGGAAACCATGTGGCTGCAGGAAACCATTGCCGAAGGCAGGCATATTTATGCCTGCACGATTACCTGTTCGGATTCAGGACGATTCGGATATACATCCAGAGTGATTCCCAAAGGTGATGAGGTGTTGAGCAATACACCCGGTCTTATCACCTGGGTTAATGGAGATGATTAA